The sequence below is a genomic window from Escherichia marmotae.
TGGTGCATCAGCAGCAAAGCCTGTTCTACAAGCAGGGCGTTTTTGCCGCCACCTATCCGGGCAAAATCAACTTTATGCAAATAGCCGCCGGATTCGGCCTCGAAACCTGTGATTTGAATAACGAAGCCGATCCGCAGGCCGCGTTGCAGGAAATTATTAATCGCCCTGGCCCGGCGCTGATCCACGTGCGCATTGATGCCGAAGAAAAAGTTTACCCGATGGTGCCGCCAGGTGCGGCGAATACTGAAATGGTGGGGGAATAAACCATGCAAAACACAACTCATGACAACGTGATTCTGGAACTCACCGTTCGCAACCATCCGGGCGTAATGACCCACGTTTGTGGGCTTTTTGCCCGCCGCGCCTTTAACGTCGAGGGTATTCTCTGCCTGCCGATTCAGGACAGCGACAAAAGCCATATTTGGCTACTGGTTAATGATGACCAGCGGCTGGAGCAGATGATAAGCCAAATCGACAAACTGGAAGATGTGGTCAAAGTGCAGCGTAATCAGTCTGACCCGACCATGTTTAACAAGATTGCAGTGTTCTTTCAGTAACCGCTCAAGGCTTGAACAGCGGCGCGCTTATCGTTAAGGTAAGCGCGTTTTTTTACCCGCCAGGACAAGACCATGATCACCGTTGCCCTTATAGACGATCACCTTATCGTCCGCTCCGGCTTTGCGCAGTTGCTGGGGCTGGAACCTGATTTGCAGGTAGTTGCTGAGTTTGGCTCGGGGCGCGAGGCGCTGGCCGGATTGCCTAGGCGCGGTGTGCAGGTGTGTATTTGCGACATCTCAATGCCGGATATTTCGGGGCTGGAGTTGCTAAGTCTGCTACCAAAAGGGATGGCGACAATTATGCTCTCCGTTCATGACAGTCCGGCGCTGGTTGAACAGGCGCTTAATGCGGGCGCGCGCGGTTTTCTCTCCAAACGTTGTAGCCCGGACGAACTGATCGCCGCCGTGCATACAGTTGCCACGGGCGGCTGTTATCTGACGCCGGACATCGCCATTAAGCTGGCATCCGGCCGCCAGGACCCACTGACCAAACGCGAACGTCAGGTGGCGGAAAAGCTGGCGCAAGGGATGGCAGTAAAAGAGATCGCCGCTGAACTGGGGTTGTCGCCTAAAACGGTGCACGTACATCGCGCTAATCTGATGGAAAAACTGGGCGTCAGTAACGACGTTGAACTGGCTCGCCGCATGTTTGATGGCTGGTGATGAAGACGTTTTTTTCCCGCTTAATTACTGTTATAGCCTGCTTTTTTATTTTCTCTGCCGCGTGGTTTTGCCTGTGGAGTATCAGCCTG
It includes:
- the ilvN gene encoding acetolactate synthase small subunit; the encoded protein is MQNTTHDNVILELTVRNHPGVMTHVCGLFARRAFNVEGILCLPIQDSDKSHIWLLVNDDQRLEQMISQIDKLEDVVKVQRNQSDPTMFNKIAVFFQ
- the uhpA gene encoding transcriptional regulator UhpA translates to MITVALIDDHLIVRSGFAQLLGLEPDLQVVAEFGSGREALAGLPRRGVQVCICDISMPDISGLELLSLLPKGMATIMLSVHDSPALVEQALNAGARGFLSKRCSPDELIAAVHTVATGGCYLTPDIAIKLASGRQDPLTKRERQVAEKLAQGMAVKEIAAELGLSPKTVHVHRANLMEKLGVSNDVELARRMFDGW